Proteins encoded together in one Caldicellulosiruptor saccharolyticus DSM 8903 window:
- the rplU gene encoding 50S ribosomal protein L21: protein MYAIIETGGKQYKVQEGDVLKVEKLKADVDSVVKIDKVLAISSDDGFVVGKPYVDGAYVEAKVLEHAKDKKIIVFTYKSKTGYHRKLGHRQWYTKIQITKIAK from the coding sequence ATGTATGCAATAATTGAAACAGGTGGAAAGCAATATAAGGTGCAGGAAGGCGACGTTTTAAAGGTTGAAAAATTAAAAGCTGATGTTGACTCTGTGGTAAAGATTGATAAGGTGTTGGCAATTTCGTCTGACGATGGGTTTGTTGTTGGAAAGCCATATGTAGATGGCGCATATGTTGAAGCAAAGGTTTTAGAACATGCAAAGGATAAGAAAATCATAGTATTTACTTACAAATCAAAAACAGGTTACCACAGAAAACTTGGACATCGCCAGTGGTATACAAAGATTCAGATAACAAAAATAGCAAAGTAA
- a CDS encoding ribosomal-processing cysteine protease Prp yields the protein MIEATFLKSQKKGYYKIVVKGHSHFAPKGKDIVCSAVSSIVLANVNGCIEILKAEHSLEQKEGYLEFEVLNNNEEVTKGCSLLLQTAYLALKELESQYPKYVKVEVKEDEVNI from the coding sequence ATGATTGAAGCTACTTTTTTAAAATCACAAAAGAAAGGGTATTATAAAATAGTTGTCAAAGGGCACAGCCATTTTGCTCCGAAAGGTAAAGATATTGTTTGCAGTGCAGTCTCTTCAATAGTACTTGCAAATGTAAATGGCTGTATTGAGATATTGAAAGCTGAGCATTCGTTAGAACAAAAAGAAGGCTATTTAGAATTTGAAGTGCTAAATAACAATGAAGAAGTAACAAAGGGCTGTTCGCTTCTTCTTCAAACAGCATATTTAGCGTTAAAAGAGTTAGAATCTCAGTATCCAAAATATGTTAAAGTGGAGGTGAAAGAGGATGAAGTTAATATTTGA
- the rpmA gene encoding 50S ribosomal protein L27 has product MKLIFDIQLFAHKKAGGSTRNGRDSESKRLGVKRSDGQFVLAGNILVRQRGTKFHPGKNVGRGGDDTLFALVTGYVKFENKRGRKVVSVIPAEEMVAAQ; this is encoded by the coding sequence ATGAAGTTAATATTTGACATTCAGCTGTTTGCACACAAGAAAGCTGGTGGTTCAACAAGAAACGGAAGAGACAGCGAGTCAAAAAGACTTGGTGTTAAAAGGTCAGACGGTCAGTTTGTTTTGGCAGGAAACATCTTGGTAAGACAGAGGGGAACTAAATTCCACCCAGGCAAGAATGTCGGTCGTGGTGGAGATGACACACTTTTTGCTTTAGTTACAGGGTATGTAAAGTTTGAAAACAAGAGAGGAAGAAAAGTTGTGTCTGTTATTCCAGCTGAAGAGATGGTTGCTGCTCAATAA
- the obgE gene encoding GTPase ObgE, with protein sequence MFVDIAKIYVKAGDGGDGIVAFRREKYVPAGGPAGGDGGKGGDVIFVADRELNTLLDFKYKRHYKAQNGERGGPNNMHGKDGEDLIIKVPVGTVIKDAETGEIIADLSREGDRAIVAHGGRGGRGNAHFATATRQVPRFAEVGEKGDELWVILELKVLADVGLIGYPNVGKSTFLSVATNARPEIANYPFTTKYPNLGIVYISEGESFVLADIPGLIEGASEGAGLGHQFLRHVERTKVLIHIVDVSGSEGREPVEDFIKINEELKKYSPELAQKPQIVAANKMDLPDAQAYFELFKEEIEKMGYEVYPISAATGMGIREVLKRAYELLKQQKAAENIEEDAKPRTFVYYKKKDVKPLTVRKENGVYVVEGTVVEKVARNIVLNDHDSFRYFQNFLNKLGVFDKLREMGIQDGDIVRILDVEFEYYE encoded by the coding sequence ATGTTTGTGGACATTGCAAAGATTTATGTCAAAGCAGGGGATGGCGGAGATGGTATAGTTGCGTTCAGGCGGGAGAAGTACGTTCCAGCAGGAGGTCCTGCAGGAGGAGATGGTGGAAAAGGCGGAGATGTGATATTTGTTGCTGATAGGGAGCTGAACACCCTGCTTGATTTTAAATACAAAAGACATTACAAGGCACAAAATGGTGAGCGTGGCGGACCTAACAATATGCATGGCAAAGACGGCGAAGATTTGATAATAAAGGTTCCTGTTGGAACTGTAATAAAAGATGCTGAAACTGGTGAGATAATTGCTGACCTGTCGAGAGAAGGCGACAGAGCAATTGTTGCCCACGGTGGTAGAGGTGGCAGAGGAAATGCCCATTTTGCAACAGCCACAAGGCAAGTTCCAAGGTTTGCTGAGGTTGGGGAGAAAGGGGACGAGCTTTGGGTAATTTTGGAGCTAAAAGTCTTAGCAGATGTTGGACTGATTGGCTATCCAAACGTTGGTAAGTCAACATTCTTGTCTGTTGCAACAAACGCAAGACCTGAGATAGCAAACTATCCATTTACAACAAAGTATCCCAACCTTGGGATTGTATATATTAGCGAGGGTGAAAGCTTTGTCTTAGCAGACATACCAGGGCTTATTGAAGGGGCAAGTGAAGGAGCAGGTCTTGGGCATCAATTTTTGCGACATGTTGAAAGGACAAAGGTTTTGATTCATATTGTTGATGTGTCGGGAAGTGAAGGAAGAGAGCCTGTTGAGGATTTTATAAAAATCAATGAGGAGCTAAAAAAATACAGCCCTGAACTTGCCCAAAAGCCTCAAATTGTCGCAGCAAACAAGATGGACCTTCCTGATGCTCAGGCGTATTTTGAACTTTTCAAAGAAGAGATTGAAAAGATGGGGTATGAAGTGTATCCCATCTCTGCTGCAACTGGCATGGGGATAAGAGAGGTTTTAAAAAGAGCTTATGAACTTTTGAAACAGCAAAAGGCAGCTGAAAATATCGAAGAGGATGCAAAGCCACGGACGTTTGTATACTACAAGAAAAAGGATGTAAAACCGCTTACTGTCAGAAAAGAAAACGGTGTATATGTTGTAGAAGGAACAGTTGTAGAGAAGGTAGCAAGAAACATAGTTTTAAATGACCATGACTCATTCAGGTATTTTCAAAATTTCTTAAACAAGCTTGGGGTCTTTGACAAGCTAAGAGAGATGGGAATCCAGGATGGCGACATTGTGAGGATACTTGATGTTGAGTTTGAATATTATGAATAA